A single Cyprinus carpio isolate SPL01 chromosome A20, ASM1834038v1, whole genome shotgun sequence DNA region contains:
- the ppil4 gene encoding peptidyl-prolyl cis-trans isomerase-like 4, with protein MTYWRDMAVLLETTLGDIVIDLYTEERPKASLNFLKLCKIKYYNYCLIHNVQKDFIIQTGDPTGTGRGGESVFCKLYGDQAHFFEPEKMPRIKHRKKGTVSMVNNGSDQHGSQFLITTAENLDYLDGVHTVFGEVTEGLDVLSKINETFVDNNFIPYQDIRINHTVILDDPFDDPAGLPIPDRSPEPTKEQHYSGRIGADEVIDDEEGRDAEKLDEKIKDKEAKTQAILLEMVGDLPDADIKPPENVLFVCKLNPVTTDEDLEIIFSRFGPIKCCEIIRDWKTEESLCYAFIEFEKVEDCEKAFFKMDNVLIDDRRIHVDFSQSVSKIKWKGKGGKYTKEDFKAYEKDLDNKSKLALKDNVKTKQDSRYELLLDEDEDERRKDDREKRERKRHSDERPKDKKSKDRDESRREKDKGRQRSRSRDRERYKERERGWDKGREKEKQRERGRERDSDHKRYRRDRSRSRSPKRSKY; from the exons ATGACGTACTGGCGCGACATGGCGGTGTTGTTGGAAACAACGTTAGGGGACATCGTGATCGATTTATACACAGAAGAGCGACCGAAAg CATCACTGAACTTCCTGAAACTGTGCAAAATCAAATATTACAACTACTGTCTGATTCACAATGTTCAG AAAGATTTCATCATTCAGACGGGAGACCCCACCGGCACGGGGCGAGGTGGAGAGTCTGTGTTCTG taAACTGTATGGTGATCAGGCACACTTTTTTGAACCTGAGAAGATGCCCAGGATCAAGCATAGAAAGAAAGGGACCGTCTCTATGGTGAACAACGGCAGCGACCAGCATGGGTCTCAg TTTCTGATCACCACAGCAGAGAATCTGGATTATCTGGATGGTGTTCACACTGTGTTTGGAGAGGTCACGGAGGGTTTGGATGTGCTTTCGAAAATCAATGAGACCTTTGTAGATAACAACTTCATCCCTTACCAGGACATCAG GATTAACCACACAGTGATTCTGGACGACCCGTTTGATGATCCTGCGGGCCTCCCGATTCCAGACAGATCGCCTGAACCCACTAAGGAGCAGCACTAC AGTGGTCGGATTGGAGCAGATGAGGTGATAGACGATGAAGAGGGGAGAGACGCTGAGAAGCTGGATGAAAAGATAAAGGACAAGGAAGCTAAGACACAAGCCATTTTACTGGAGATG GTGGGTGATCTGCCAGATGCAGATATTAAACCTCCAGAGAACGTGCTGTTTGTGTGTAAGCTGAACCCAGTGACCACAGATGAAGATCTAGAGATCATCTTCTCACGTTTCGGACCCATTAAATG TTGTGAGATCATCAGAGACTGGAAAACAGAAGAATCTTTGTGCTATGCATTCATTGAGTTTGAAAAG GTGGAGGATTGTGAAAAAGCATTCTTCAAAATGGACAATGTCCTGATAGATGACCGTCGCATTCATGTGGACTTCAGCCAGTCAGTGTCTAAGATCAAGTGGAAAGGCAAAG GTGGGAAGTACACAAAGGAAGATTTTAAGGCCTATGAGAAAGACCTGGACAACAAATCCAAACTGGCTTTGAAAGACAATGTCAAAACCAAGCAGGA CTCCCGTTATGAGCTTCTCTtagatgaagatgaggatgagaGAAGGAAGGAcgacagagagaaaagagaacGCAAACGACATTCAGACGAGAGGCCCAAGGACAAAAAGTCAAAG GATCGGGATGAGAGTCGCAGAGAAAAGGATAAAGGCAGACAGCGTTCACGTTCGAGAGACCGAGAGAGATACAAGGAGCGCGAGAGGGGCTGGGACAAgggaagagagaaggagaaacagagagagcgaggcagagagagagacagcgatcACAAACGCTACAGACGAGATCGCAGCCGCAGTCGTAGCCCTAAGAGATCCAAGTATTAA